The genomic interval GCGCCGCCCGGCTCCCGAGGACGCGAATGTTCACCGCCCGCGCGCTCTGCCCGACCAGGACGAGGTCGTCCGGCACGCCCTCGAACACGATCGGGATGTCCACGCCGCGTTCGATCTCGGAGGTACCGTGGGCCATGCTCCACAGCGCCATCGCGATCAGCCAAGCGAGCAGCAGGGTTCCGAAGCGGATCGGCATCCTTCCCTAGACCGCCTTCTGCATCGAGCCGTCGTCGTCCGGCGCGGGAGGCGGCTCTTCCGGATCGGAAGACGCCTCTTCTTCGCCCTCGCCTTCCTCGCCCTCTTCGCTCTCGGGCAGCGGCTCGACGGCGAGCTCGGTCGCGGGGATGTCGCGCAGATCGCGGCGATCGCCGTTCAGGATGTCCCGCAAGACCGCACGCAGCCTGGGCCCGTCGAGGCCCTGGGCCATCGCGCCGCCGAAGACGAGCGAGATCGCTCCGGTCTCCTCGGAGACGACGACCACGACTGCGTCGGTTTCCTCGGTGAGGCCCACCGCCGCGCGATGGCGCGTGCCAACCCCTTCGGGCAGGTCTTCGCGCAGCGTCAGCGGGAGGATGCAGCCGGCGTACGAGATGCGCCCGGCCTGCACGACCACGGCGCCGTCGTGGAGCGGCGAGTAGGGAATGAAGATCGAGACCAACAAATCCTTGGCGACCGTCGCGTCGAGCGCGGTGCCGGTCTCGGTCTCGATCTGGTCATCGAGCTGGGTCTCGCGCTCGAGGACGACCAACGCACCGATGCGCTTGCGGGCCAGCTCCTGACAGGAGCGCACCACTTCTTCGACGATCTGGGTCTCGCGCGCCAAGGAAACCGACGGGAAGAACCCGCGGCCCACCCGCGCGAGGGCGCGCCGGATGTCGTGCTGGAAGAGCACGATCACGATCAACACGCCGTACTGGACGAAGTTCTCGAGGACGGTGCGCAGCGTGACGAGCTGGAAGAACTCGGAGGCCAGGCTCGCCGCGAACAGCACGAGCAGCCCGAGCATGATCTGGAACGCGCGCGTGCCGCGGATCAGCAGCAAGAGCCAGTAGATCCCGATCGTCACCAGCACGATGTCGATCACGTCGCGAACCGGGTCGAAGTTCGCGCCGAAGACCTCGATGAGATCCTGGATCCACTCCCAGATCGTCTCGATCACGCCGGGGTCCTCCCGGCGTCCGCATCACGGGCCGCTCGCAACGCGCGCGCGACGGCGACCACCCGGACCGCTCCGGCCACGTCGTGCACCCGCACCGTGTCGGCGCCCTCATAGACGGCGATCGCACACGCGGCGTGGGTGGCCGCATCGCGTTCGGGAGCGGGGTCCCCGGTGAGCGCGCCGAGAAAGGCCTTGCGCGAGGGTCCGACCCACACGGGGAAGCTCCCCCCCACGGCCCCGCGCAGCGCGCCGATGCGGGTCAGCAGCGCGTGGTTGTCTTCGGGGCGCTTTCCGAATCCGATCCCGGGATCGACCGCCAGCGCTGCGTCTGGCAGGCCGGCGTCGCGCGCCCAGGCGACCGACTCGCGGAGCTCGCCGGCCACCTCTTCGATCACGCGGTCGTAGTGCGGGTCGTCCTGCATCGTCTCCGGCGTACCGCGGGCATGTCCGAGGACCAGGCCAGCACCATGTCGCGACACGACCTCGGCGAGCGCGGGCTCGAAGCGCAGACCCGAGACATCGTTGACGACCTCGGCGCCCGCGGCGAGCGCGGCATCCGCCACCTCTGACTTGCGGGTGTCGACCGAGATCGGCGTGGCGAAACGCTTCGCGAGCGCCTCGATCAGCGGAACGGTGCGCGCGCACTCTTCGTCGACCGAGACCTCGCGAGCCCCCGGCCGGGTCGATTCGCCGCCCACATCGAGAAGATCGACGCCGGCTTCGACCTGCCCGGCCGCCAGTTCGAGCGCAGGCCCGAGATGGAGTCCGCCTCCATCGACGAACCGACCGCCGTCCGAGAAGGAGTCCGGGGTGGCGTTGAGTACACCGACCACCCGTGCCGTCTGCAGGATCGCC from Myxococcota bacterium carries:
- the cdaA gene encoding diadenylate cyclase CdaA, with protein sequence MIETIWEWIQDLIEVFGANFDPVRDVIDIVLVTIGIYWLLLLIRGTRAFQIMLGLLVLFAASLASEFFQLVTLRTVLENFVQYGVLIVIVLFQHDIRRALARVGRGFFPSVSLARETQIVEEVVRSCQELARKRIGALVVLERETQLDDQIETETGTALDATVAKDLLVSIFIPYSPLHDGAVVVQAGRISYAGCILPLTLREDLPEGVGTRHRAAVGLTEETDAVVVVVSEETGAISLVFGGAMAQGLDGPRLRAVLRDILNGDRRDLRDIPATELAVEPLPESEEGEEGEGEEEASSDPEEPPPAPDDDGSMQKAV
- the folP gene encoding dihydropteroate synthase — protein: MSAILQTARVVGVLNATPDSFSDGGRFVDGGGLHLGPALELAAGQVEAGVDLLDVGGESTRPGAREVSVDEECARTVPLIEALAKRFATPISVDTRKSEVADAALAAGAEVVNDVSGLRFEPALAEVVSRHGAGLVLGHARGTPETMQDDPHYDRVIEEVAGELRESVAWARDAGLPDAALAVDPGIGFGKRPEDNHALLTRIGALRGAVGGSFPVWVGPSRKAFLGALTGDPAPERDAATHAACAIAVYEGADTVRVHDVAGAVRVVAVARALRAARDADAGRTPA